In Vigna unguiculata cultivar IT97K-499-35 chromosome 3, ASM411807v1, whole genome shotgun sequence, a single genomic region encodes these proteins:
- the LOC114175098 gene encoding uncharacterized protein LOC114175098: MKECKEVATPTATNCLMGVDEVGQQVDSTKYRGLIDSLLYLTASRLHIQFSVCLCAMFQSNPNESHFKVAKRILKYLKGTTNVGFWYPSASNIILSGFSDSNYARCKLDRKSTNGRCHLLGSCLISWNSKKQACVAFSIAGAGYILFGHACAQII, from the coding sequence atgaagGAGTGCAAAGAGGTTGCCACTCCAACTGCCACAAATTGCCTTATGGGTGTAGATGAAGTTGGACaacaagttgattcaaccaaatatagaggatTGATTGATTCTTTGCTATATCTAACAGCTAGCAGACTACATATTCAATTTAGTGTATGCTTGTGTGCAATGTTTCAATCTAATCCAAATGAATCACACTTCAAAGTTGCAAAGAGGATTCTCAAGTATCTAAAAGGGACAACTAATGTTGGATTTTGGTATCCTAGTGCTTCTAACATTattcttagtggtttttcagattctaACTATGCaaggtgcaaattggataggaaaagcacaaatGGTAGATGCCATTTACTTGGATCATGTCTAATCTCGTGGAATAGCAAGAAGCAAGCATGTGTAGCATTCTCTATTGCTGGAGCTGGGTACATATTATTTGgacatgcatgtgctcaaaTCATATAG